Proteins co-encoded in one Chloroflexota bacterium genomic window:
- a CDS encoding SLC13 family permease gives MTTDAWILIGVLGGALALFASERVRPDLVGVLALLAVAFAGLVTPDRVFSGFGSPAVITVAGMFVLSAGLVEARVPAAIAAMIARLGGGLRLRMALLVLIVGVMSAVMNNIAATVILIPAATTLALGAKTFPSKLLIPVSFGSLLGGLVTLIGTPPNLLVSDALARAGETPFGMFDYAPTGLAVMAVGLLYLLLAGPRLIPAREGADVEQEIQQRRDFMVELEVPGDSDLAGRTLSQLRWRPRFSIAVVEITHLGVRNRFPGPSDAIYAGDRVIVEGELEAVTRFAQSERLRFAGEHAGASSDDASDGMAVVELVAGPAFRFAHQTVVQMNFRRRYGGVVLGIWRQGQRLGRPIRDVQIRPGDVLVVRVPIDRVDTFARSREFILIGRRPARPAVRPHMAVAVLILGGVVGLAAAGIAPIGVTAAAGIILMLLFRVLPYQRLYTAVDWRTIVLIGTLIPLGDAITSTGLADLAAQFAEEYVSPIGPLAVLAGLFVATALLTQLMSNAAAVVLIAPVALQIAAGAGIAPQPALMMVAISASTAFLTPIGHQANLLVYNAGGYRFVDFLKVGAPLTLLILVTSLIVVPIVWPV, from the coding sequence ATGACCACCGACGCCTGGATTCTCATCGGCGTGCTAGGCGGCGCCTTGGCGCTCTTCGCCAGCGAACGCGTGCGTCCCGACCTGGTCGGTGTGCTGGCGTTGCTGGCGGTGGCCTTCGCCGGGCTCGTCACGCCGGACCGGGTGTTCAGCGGGTTCGGCAGTCCCGCCGTGATCACGGTGGCGGGAATGTTCGTCTTGAGCGCGGGACTCGTCGAGGCCCGGGTGCCGGCCGCGATTGCTGCCATGATCGCGCGCCTCGGCGGCGGTCTGCGCCTGCGCATGGCGCTGCTGGTGCTGATCGTGGGCGTGATGTCGGCCGTGATGAACAACATCGCCGCGACCGTGATCCTGATCCCCGCGGCCACGACCCTTGCGCTCGGCGCAAAGACCTTTCCCTCCAAGCTGCTCATCCCGGTCTCATTCGGCTCCCTGCTCGGCGGGCTTGTCACCCTCATTGGCACGCCTCCGAACCTGCTCGTCAGCGACGCGCTGGCGCGGGCCGGCGAGACGCCGTTCGGCATGTTCGACTACGCGCCGACCGGCCTGGCCGTCATGGCGGTCGGGCTGCTCTACCTGCTGCTTGCCGGGCCGCGGCTCATCCCCGCGCGCGAGGGCGCCGACGTTGAACAAGAAATCCAACAGAGACGCGACTTCATGGTCGAGCTCGAGGTGCCGGGCGATTCGGATCTCGCCGGGCGCACTCTGTCGCAGCTCCGCTGGCGGCCTCGTTTTAGTATCGCCGTGGTCGAGATCACCCATCTCGGCGTCCGGAACAGGTTTCCGGGACCGTCGGACGCCATCTATGCCGGCGACCGGGTGATCGTGGAAGGTGAGCTCGAAGCCGTCACCCGCTTTGCCCAATCCGAGCGCTTGCGTTTCGCCGGTGAACATGCCGGAGCTTCTTCCGACGACGCCAGCGATGGAATGGCCGTGGTCGAGCTCGTGGCCGGTCCGGCCTTCAGGTTTGCGCACCAAACGGTCGTCCAGATGAACTTCCGCAGGCGCTACGGCGGCGTGGTGCTGGGCATCTGGCGCCAGGGCCAGCGGTTGGGACGCCCGATCCGCGATGTGCAAATCCGGCCGGGCGACGTGCTGGTCGTCCGGGTGCCCATCGATCGCGTCGACACCTTCGCCCGCTCGCGCGAGTTCATCCTCATCGGTCGTCGACCGGCACGGCCGGCCGTTCGACCGCACATGGCCGTGGCCGTGCTCATTCTCGGGGGCGTCGTTGGGCTGGCCGCCGCGGGCATCGCGCCCATTGGCGTGACGGCCGCTGCCGGCATCATCCTCATGCTGCTCTTCCGCGTGCTGCCCTACCAGCGCCTCTACACGGCTGTCGATTGGCGCACGATCGTGCTTATCGGCACGCTCATCCCGCTGGGCGACGCCATCACGTCCACCGGGCTCGCGGATCTCGCGGCGCAGTTCGCCGAGGAATATGTGAGCCCGATTGGGCCGCTGGCCGTGCTCGCCGGGCTGTTCGTCGCCACCGCACTGCTGACGCAGCTGATGTCCAACGCCGCCGCCGTCGTGCTCATCGCGCCGGTTGCGCTCCAGATCGCCGCAGGCGCGGGCATCGCCCCGCAACCGGCCCTCATGATGGTGGCTATCTCGGCCTCCACGGCCTTCCTCACCCCCATCGGCCACCAGGCCAACCTGCTGGTCTACAACGCCGGCGGCTACCGCTTCGTGGACTTTCTGAAAGTGGGCGCGCCGCTCACGCTGCTGATCCTCGTCACATCGCTGATCGTCGTGCCGATCGTGTGGCCGGTCTAG
- a CDS encoding zinc-binding dehydrogenase, with amino-acid sequence MAEKGVAAAFFGFRKPFELREFPIPDPAPGAAVVKISLANICGSDMHYWRGEMDMVKMGRPMPACLGHEGTGEIYRLGAGVSTDSMGDPLREGDRVLFSYLYPDLQCPTCLKGHTYACPTRQHDRMGGLEEWPHFRGTFAQYYYLHPNHTMYKVPDHLTDDMVAGLNCALVQVISGLRRARLTFNETVAIQGAGGLGVYAAAVAKAHGASKVIAIDGVDERIDLIRSFGADEIVDIREFETPEQRVDRVRELTDGLGADVTLELVGHPGVVSEGLQMTAPGGRYLEIGNINVGWHTEFDPSWIVFRSISIIGVAHYTSQDLRHALDFLKDNVSRLPFDRVLSHHFPLADINEAFAQQDSGRITRSALVPHV; translated from the coding sequence ATGGCCGAGAAAGGCGTAGCCGCCGCGTTCTTTGGTTTTCGCAAGCCTTTCGAGTTGCGCGAGTTTCCAATCCCGGACCCAGCGCCGGGCGCCGCGGTCGTCAAGATTAGCCTCGCCAACATCTGCGGATCGGACATGCACTACTGGCGGGGCGAGATGGACATGGTCAAGATGGGCCGGCCAATGCCGGCGTGTCTGGGGCACGAGGGCACCGGCGAGATCTACCGCCTGGGGGCGGGCGTGTCGACCGACTCGATGGGTGATCCGCTCCGAGAAGGCGATCGCGTTCTATTCTCATATCTCTATCCCGACCTGCAATGCCCCACCTGCCTCAAGGGTCATACCTACGCCTGTCCCACGCGACAGCACGATCGAATGGGTGGGCTGGAGGAGTGGCCGCACTTCCGGGGCACATTTGCACAGTACTACTACCTGCACCCCAATCACACGATGTACAAGGTGCCGGACCATCTCACCGACGACATGGTGGCGGGACTGAACTGCGCGTTGGTGCAGGTGATTTCCGGTTTGCGGCGCGCCCGTCTGACATTCAACGAGACGGTGGCCATCCAGGGCGCGGGCGGTCTGGGCGTTTATGCGGCTGCGGTTGCCAAGGCGCACGGGGCCTCCAAGGTCATCGCGATCGACGGCGTGGATGAGCGCATCGACCTGATCCGGTCGTTCGGCGCGGACGAGATCGTGGATATACGCGAGTTCGAGACGCCGGAGCAGCGCGTGGACCGCGTGCGGGAGCTGACCGATGGACTGGGCGCCGATGTGACGCTGGAGCTCGTGGGCCATCCGGGGGTGGTCTCCGAGGGTCTGCAGATGACAGCGCCGGGCGGGCGCTACCTGGAGATCGGCAATATCAACGTCGGCTGGCACACCGAGTTCGATCCGTCGTGGATCGTCTTCCGCAGCATCTCGATCATTGGCGTGGCGCACTACACCTCCCAGGACCTGCGGCATGCCCTGGATTTCCTGAAGGACAACGTGTCGCGCTTGCCGTTCGACCGGGTGCTGTCGCATCACTTCCCGCTGGCCGACATCAACGAAGCTTTCGCGCAGCAGGACTCCGGGCGGATCACGCGCAGCGCCTTGGTGCCGCACGTCTAG
- the solA gene encoding N-methyl-L-tryptophan oxidase, translated as MSDWDVIVVGVGAMGSATAFHLARRGVCVLALEQFDLAHDQGSSHGYTRIMRHAYYNAPGYVPLVQRAQTLWGELEEVSGETLFIHSGGLSLGRPDALVVRGALLAAERYGLEHEVLDAAEVARRFPAVRLSDDMIGVHDPSAGFLLPERAILAHAAAARLHGAEVRTQEAITGWEATTDGVEVQTEHRVYRAERLVFTAGAWMAELLADLHLPLEVTRQVVGWFEPDEPALCEPDRLPVWLLQPPDDEEYFYGLPRFGPPGLKLGRMFHLQHAVTPETLNRTTDDADEALLRTCLAPYFPGANGRALELMTCMFTSTPDGHFIMDAHPRHPNVTLVSACSGHGFKFASVVGEIAAELALDGQSRHDIEMFRLDRFENGTAR; from the coding sequence GTGTCTGATTGGGACGTCATCGTAGTCGGCGTGGGCGCCATGGGCAGCGCCACGGCCTTTCACCTGGCGCGCCGGGGCGTGTGCGTGCTGGCGCTGGAGCAGTTTGACCTCGCGCACGACCAGGGCAGCTCCCACGGCTACACCCGCATCATGCGGCATGCGTACTACAACGCGCCCGGGTACGTGCCGCTGGTGCAGCGAGCCCAGACGCTGTGGGGCGAACTCGAGGAAGTCAGCGGCGAGACGCTGTTTATCCACTCGGGCGGTCTCTCGCTGGGACGGCCCGATGCGCTGGTGGTGCGCGGCGCGCTGTTGGCCGCCGAACGCTATGGGCTGGAGCACGAGGTGCTCGACGCCGCCGAGGTCGCGCGGCGGTTTCCCGCCGTTCGACTCTCGGACGACATGATCGGCGTGCACGACCCGTCGGCGGGGTTCTTGCTCCCGGAGCGGGCGATTCTGGCGCACGCGGCGGCGGCTCGCCTGCACGGGGCGGAGGTGCGGACGCAGGAAGCCATCACCGGCTGGGAGGCCACAACGGACGGCGTGGAGGTCCAGACCGAACATCGCGTTTACCGAGCCGAGCGGCTCGTGTTCACGGCCGGCGCATGGATGGCGGAGTTGCTGGCGGACCTGCATCTGCCGCTCGAAGTGACGCGACAGGTGGTCGGGTGGTTCGAGCCGGATGAACCGGCCCTCTGCGAACCGGACCGTCTGCCGGTGTGGCTGCTGCAGCCACCGGACGACGAGGAGTATTTCTACGGTCTGCCGCGTTTCGGTCCACCTGGGCTCAAGCTCGGGCGCATGTTCCACCTGCAGCACGCGGTGACGCCCGAGACGCTGAACCGGACGACGGACGACGCGGACGAGGCGCTGTTGCGCACGTGCCTGGCTCCCTACTTTCCGGGTGCCAACGGGCGCGCGCTGGAGCTGATGACCTGCATGTTCACCAGCACGCCGGACGGCCACTTCATCATGGATGCGCACCCACGACACCCAAACGTGACCCTGGTGTCAGCCTGTTCCGGGCACGGGTTCAAATTTGCGTCGGTGGTTGGCGAAATCGCGGCTGAACTGGCGCTGGACGGTCAATCCCGGCACGACATCGAGATGTTCCGCCTGGACCGCTTCGAGAACGGTACAGCTCGATAG
- a CDS encoding ABC transporter ATP-binding protein gives MTPEAPPIALHCEGLSKSFGAATAVDDASFHVRAGSILALLGPSGCGKTTTLRLIAGLDRPDAGTIVLGGSVVQGSDVSVPPERRRVGLVFQDYALFPHLDVQANVGFGLSRRNGRAARVAETLELVGLSALASRMPHELSGGQQQRVALARALAPNPRVVLLDEPFSNLDAALRNDLRNDVRRVLHESGTTAVFVTHDQEEALSLADRVAVMIDGRVLQVAPPHEIYRQPVGRAVADFIGQFNVIEAAGIGRAVVCDLGTVTIPEPMIGTVDLYVRPEALQISEDPSGQGVIESRRFFGHDQLVRVRFDSGLTVECRAGPTFLPPPGTRARVQLDGDVLAFLRAGVAPRRQPGAAFAPPAVRGRPA, from the coding sequence ATGACGCCGGAAGCGCCGCCGATCGCGCTGCACTGCGAGGGCCTGAGCAAGAGCTTTGGCGCCGCCACCGCCGTGGACGACGCGTCGTTCCACGTCAGGGCCGGGTCCATCCTGGCGCTGCTGGGTCCGAGCGGGTGCGGCAAGACGACGACGCTGCGCCTCATTGCGGGCCTGGATCGGCCCGACGCCGGAACGATCGTGCTGGGCGGCTCGGTCGTCCAGGGATCCGACGTGAGCGTGCCGCCGGAGCGCCGTCGGGTTGGCCTGGTCTTTCAGGACTATGCGTTGTTTCCCCACCTCGACGTGCAGGCGAATGTGGGGTTCGGCTTGTCGCGGCGGAACGGGCGCGCCGCCAGGGTTGCCGAGACTTTGGAGTTGGTTGGCCTATCGGCGCTGGCGTCACGCATGCCGCATGAGCTGTCCGGCGGGCAGCAGCAGCGCGTGGCCCTGGCCCGCGCGCTGGCGCCCAATCCGCGGGTGGTGCTGCTGGACGAGCCGTTCTCGAACCTCGACGCGGCGCTGCGCAACGACTTGCGGAATGACGTGCGCCGCGTGCTGCATGAGTCCGGCACGACCGCCGTGTTCGTGACCCATGATCAAGAGGAGGCCCTGAGCCTGGCCGACCGGGTGGCCGTGATGATTGACGGCCGCGTGCTGCAGGTCGCGCCCCCGCACGAAATCTATCGCCAGCCCGTCGGTCGAGCCGTGGCCGATTTCATCGGCCAGTTCAACGTGATCGAGGCCGCGGGCATCGGTCGCGCGGTGGTGTGCGACCTGGGCACCGTGACGATTCCCGAGCCCATGATTGGAACGGTCGACCTCTACGTGCGACCCGAGGCGCTGCAGATCTCCGAAGATCCCAGCGGCCAGGGCGTGATCGAATCGCGCCGCTTCTTTGGGCACGACCAGTTGGTGCGGGTGCGCTTTGACTCCGGACTGACGGTGGAATGCCGGGCCGGTCCGACATTCCTGCCCCCGCCGGGAACGCGCGCGCGGGTGCAGCTCGACGGCGACGTGCTGGCCTTCTTGCGCGCGGGCGTGGCGCCGCGACGACAACCCGGCGCGGCCTTCGCGCCGCCGGCCGTCCGCGGACGGCCGGCCTAG
- a CDS encoding MBL fold metallo-hydrolase, with the protein MSQPLRVVLLGTGTPDPRPHRGGSSTYVGVGDAGAVFDLGPGATRNLAAAGIDLATIGHVFFTHLHFDHSTDYAHFALSRWDQGAGRGDDLSVFGPRPLERMTERLFGHDGAFAPDLVARTNHPMSLQAFRNRGGVMPRRRPRIDVRELAVGDTVVTDGWTVRVGHAQHAQPYLTSLAYRLDAEGGSIVISGDTRPLPEIVELARGAHTLVHMAMEVDASRDQWPDIYSACTTARGAGKIAGAAGVQRLVLVHVMTEADDPAYMQAMVDEAREVFDGCVIGGADGLCLSFPEPA; encoded by the coding sequence ATGAGCCAGCCGCTGCGAGTGGTGCTGTTGGGCACCGGAACGCCCGACCCGCGACCGCATCGCGGCGGGTCGTCCACCTATGTCGGCGTAGGCGACGCCGGCGCGGTGTTCGATCTGGGGCCTGGGGCGACGCGGAACCTCGCGGCGGCGGGCATCGACCTGGCCACGATTGGCCATGTGTTCTTCACCCACCTGCACTTCGATCACTCCACCGACTACGCGCACTTCGCGCTGTCGCGCTGGGACCAGGGCGCCGGACGCGGCGACGACCTCTCCGTCTTTGGCCCGCGACCGCTGGAGCGCATGACGGAGCGCCTGTTCGGCCATGACGGCGCCTTTGCCCCCGATCTCGTCGCGCGCACCAACCATCCCATGAGCTTGCAGGCCTTCCGCAATCGCGGCGGTGTGATGCCCCGCCGGCGCCCGCGGATTGACGTTCGAGAGCTCGCCGTCGGGGATACGGTCGTAACTGACGGGTGGACGGTTCGCGTGGGGCACGCCCAGCACGCGCAGCCCTACCTCACCTCACTGGCCTACCGGCTCGACGCCGAGGGCGGCTCGATTGTCATCTCCGGGGACACGCGCCCGTTGCCGGAGATCGTCGAGCTGGCGCGCGGGGCCCACACGCTCGTCCACATGGCCATGGAGGTCGACGCCTCGCGCGACCAGTGGCCCGACATCTACTCGGCCTGCACCACGGCCCGCGGCGCCGGCAAGATCGCCGGCGCCGCGGGCGTCCAGCGACTGGTGCTGGTGCACGTCATGACCGAAGCCGACGACCCGGCGTACATGCAGGCGATGGTGGACGAAGCGCGCGAGGTCTTCGACGGCTGCGTCATCGGCGGCGCCGACGGTCTGTGCCTGTCGTTTCCCGAGCCTGCCTAG
- the ppk2 gene encoding polyphosphate kinase 2, with the protein MATATAVRDDTGLLIPTKGIPKEILRKVERAGRREIISDSYPYDTKMGRRAYERRKAALQVELLKMQKWVKETGQRVVLLFEGRDAAGKGGTIKRFMEHLNPRGATVVALPAPSERERGQWYFQRYVQHLPSEGEIVFFDRSWYNRAVVEPVLGFCTPAETVRFLRDTVLFEQMLISDGLRLFKFWFSVSREEQLRRVVSRAQDSLKQWKLSPVDRRSLPLWDDFTEAKKVMFAGTDTKASPWTVVKSDDKRRARLNCMRFVLRNLEYDPDVARRVPKPDPKLIGPAKSLYAKDEVW; encoded by the coding sequence ATGGCAACCGCAACCGCAGTCCGAGATGACACTGGTCTCCTGATTCCCACGAAAGGGATTCCCAAGGAAATCCTGCGGAAAGTGGAGCGCGCCGGGCGTCGCGAGATCATCAGCGACTCATACCCCTACGACACCAAAATGGGCCGGCGGGCGTACGAACGTCGGAAGGCCGCGCTGCAGGTCGAGCTGCTCAAGATGCAGAAGTGGGTCAAGGAGACCGGGCAGCGCGTCGTGCTGCTGTTCGAGGGGCGGGACGCCGCGGGCAAGGGCGGCACGATCAAGCGTTTCATGGAGCACCTCAACCCCCGTGGCGCCACGGTTGTTGCGCTGCCGGCCCCTTCCGAGCGGGAGCGCGGCCAGTGGTACTTCCAGCGCTACGTGCAGCACCTCCCATCCGAGGGAGAGATCGTGTTCTTCGACCGCTCCTGGTACAACCGGGCGGTAGTCGAGCCGGTGCTGGGCTTCTGCACGCCGGCCGAGACGGTGCGTTTCCTGCGCGACACCGTCTTGTTCGAGCAAATGTTGATCAGCGACGGCCTGCGGCTGTTCAAGTTCTGGTTCTCGGTGAGCCGGGAGGAGCAACTCAGGCGCGTGGTGTCCCGCGCCCAAGACAGCCTCAAGCAGTGGAAGCTGAGCCCCGTGGACAGGCGGTCGCTGCCGCTGTGGGACGACTTCACCGAGGCCAAGAAGGTGATGTTTGCGGGAACCGATACGAAGGCTTCGCCGTGGACGGTTGTCAAGTCCGACGACAAGCGGCGCGCCCGGCTGAACTGCATGCGCTTCGTGCTGCGGAATCTGGAGTACGACCCCGACGTCGCCCGGCGCGTTCCCAAGCCCGATCCCAAGCTGATCGGGCCGGCGAAGTCGCTCTACGCCAAGGACGAGGTCTGGTAG
- a CDS encoding HigA family addiction module antitoxin produces MDVGEFIRQRVLPQGVTVTDAARQLGVGRPALSNLLNGRAALSPDMALRLEKAFGADRQELLDRQEQSKQDLRREADRRLAVQAHVPSFLTITARQISDWAAGNDARAQLPVLLRRLIHSTGYDLRRVDFPGYDNAQRAGWDGWVEAGEPTPWIPDGDSGWELSTNRRPKAKAEHDYRGRLGTVPAAEQAKLTFVFVTARNWPGKNDWAAEKEALGHWKAVRAFDASDLEQWLAASVTGQVWLAERLEIPLDGLETLDQSWSRWSTASEPMMTVKMFEPAVSAHRKAITEWLAAEPGDRPFAVAADSKDEALAFLYCLFDEGEAPAQHGDRVAVFDSAQTLRILASASAPFLLIVSSEEAERELANVYRRRHCIVVRPRNAVDREPNVDLRPLGREAFEAALADMEINRNDFDRWGRESGRSPTILRRRLSNINAIRTPPWAADFGIARSLIPLVMAGAWHRESSADCEILSALANADYQKVEETLARLLHLEDCPVWSVAEHRGVVSKLDALFAISRSLTAKHIEDFLELAEYVLSESDPSLELPERDRWAAGLYGKTRDHSSALRDGICETLVLLAVHGNDLFQRRLGVDVEQRVSNLVERLLAPLTLDKLLSHESDLPRYAEAAPNTFLALIEHDLGQSESALQGLLKPVSDPLFTGPSRTGLLWALECLAWSPQRLSRVSLILAQLALTEIDDNVANKPIDGLAAIYCCWMPQTAASLDDRIRGLELLVRRFPEVAWQICMQQIESHQIAIPSYRPRWRTDAVGAGEVVTKLELMKFACRALDLALAWPEHDSATLGDLIQRLSGMSDEYQSDVWNLIDTWSQTETDESAKAELREQIRRYALMRRGRGHSPETITHQRARDAYGQLAPRDPVNRHAWLFADEWIRHSVGDFDGEELDFSKREDRIHKLRTDAMADIWAASGLDGVTNLLATGNGAHAVGRYAAPCATAQGVAADVLRICLFDDSQPSQKTDAFMQGFIWEIHGCDRESILLEVASAATTDQKVRLLTCAPFDNRTWRLLEQYSPDVRDGYWREVPPRWNQHSESELNELTDRLLEVKRAWPAFHTASRDWDKIETSRLKRLLTAVATTVDADETIAPDAFDISRALSALDGRPGVTQAEMAQLEFTFIGALDEDESNHGIPNLEREIEKSPILFVQALAVLFKRDDDGDDPSEWKIRNSAQRTAAASAAYRLFNRIRRIPGTEPDGSISTDKLKRWVAEVRRLCAQYGRVDLGDQYIGQLLSKAPAGTDGLWPCRSVCAVMETVSSEHIARGFHIGVNNARGVHWRGEGGDQEREIAAKYRSWAQLLDFEFPYVSSVLERIASGYDDDASREDSRADVRRRMGHFY; encoded by the coding sequence GTGGACGTAGGTGAATTCATCAGGCAGCGCGTGCTGCCGCAGGGAGTGACGGTGACGGACGCCGCAAGGCAGTTGGGTGTGGGACGGCCGGCCTTGTCGAACCTCTTGAATGGCCGCGCCGCGCTCTCTCCCGACATGGCGCTCCGGTTGGAGAAAGCGTTCGGCGCCGACCGGCAGGAACTCTTGGACCGCCAAGAGCAGTCGAAGCAAGACCTCCGACGCGAGGCGGATCGGCGCCTGGCCGTACAGGCCCACGTGCCGAGTTTCCTCACCATCACCGCTCGGCAAATCAGCGACTGGGCGGCTGGTAACGACGCCCGCGCCCAACTGCCGGTGCTGCTTCGCCGATTGATTCATTCAACGGGCTACGATCTGCGCCGCGTTGATTTTCCCGGGTACGACAACGCGCAGCGGGCCGGTTGGGACGGCTGGGTCGAAGCCGGCGAGCCGACTCCGTGGATTCCCGATGGTGATTCGGGTTGGGAGCTGAGCACCAATCGACGCCCGAAAGCCAAGGCCGAGCACGACTACAGGGGCCGGTTGGGAACCGTCCCAGCGGCAGAGCAAGCAAAGCTCACGTTCGTGTTCGTCACTGCGCGCAACTGGCCCGGCAAGAATGACTGGGCTGCGGAGAAGGAAGCACTTGGGCACTGGAAGGCCGTTCGGGCCTTTGATGCAAGCGACCTCGAGCAATGGCTGGCGGCGTCGGTCACCGGGCAGGTCTGGCTGGCTGAAAGGCTAGAGATTCCCCTAGACGGACTTGAGACCCTCGATCAGTCCTGGAGTCGCTGGTCCACGGCGAGCGAGCCCATGATGACTGTCAAGATGTTCGAGCCTGCGGTCAGTGCTCACCGTAAAGCCATCACAGAGTGGCTGGCGGCCGAACCCGGAGACCGCCCGTTCGCCGTCGCCGCCGACTCCAAGGATGAAGCACTGGCCTTCCTCTACTGCCTGTTTGATGAAGGCGAAGCGCCGGCCCAGCACGGAGATCGAGTCGCCGTGTTCGACTCGGCGCAAACGCTGAGAATCCTAGCGTCAGCGTCAGCGCCGTTTCTTTTGATCGTGTCGAGCGAAGAAGCCGAACGCGAGCTCGCCAACGTCTATCGGCGGCGCCACTGCATCGTGGTACGTCCCCGCAACGCTGTTGATCGCGAACCCAATGTGGACCTTAGACCACTAGGCCGTGAGGCGTTTGAAGCGGCGCTCGCCGACATGGAAATCAACCGAAACGACTTTGATCGATGGGGCAGGGAGTCCGGTCGCTCGCCAACTATCCTGCGGCGGCGCCTCTCGAATATCAATGCGATTAGAACGCCGCCATGGGCTGCGGACTTTGGAATTGCGCGCAGCCTGATCCCATTGGTGATGGCCGGTGCCTGGCACAGGGAATCGAGCGCCGATTGCGAGATTCTCTCCGCCCTTGCAAATGCCGACTATCAGAAGGTCGAGGAGACTCTGGCGCGTCTCCTGCATTTGGAAGACTGCCCGGTCTGGTCTGTCGCCGAGCACCGCGGCGTCGTGTCCAAGCTGGACGCCCTCTTCGCCATCAGCCGTTCTCTGACGGCGAAGCACATCGAGGACTTCCTGGAGCTTGCCGAGTACGTGCTGTCAGAGTCCGATCCGTCTCTCGAACTGCCAGAGCGTGATAGATGGGCGGCGGGCCTCTACGGAAAGACGCGCGACCACTCCAGCGCGTTGCGCGACGGCATCTGCGAGACGCTCGTCCTGCTGGCGGTCCATGGAAACGATCTATTCCAGCGTCGACTTGGCGTCGATGTCGAGCAACGTGTTTCCAACCTCGTCGAGCGGCTCCTCGCGCCATTGACACTCGACAAGCTGCTGTCACACGAGAGCGACCTCCCGCGGTACGCCGAAGCGGCGCCGAACACGTTCCTTGCCTTAATCGAGCATGACCTCGGGCAATCGGAGTCTGCTCTGCAAGGTCTCTTGAAGCCTGTCAGCGACCCTTTGTTCACGGGCCCCTCGCGAACAGGTCTCCTGTGGGCATTGGAGTGCCTGGCCTGGAGTCCGCAACGTCTTTCGCGCGTCAGCCTAATCCTGGCGCAGCTTGCTTTGACGGAGATCGACGACAACGTGGCCAACAAGCCAATCGATGGCCTAGCGGCAATCTACTGCTGTTGGATGCCACAGACAGCGGCTTCGCTCGACGATCGCATCAGGGGCCTTGAGCTTCTTGTGCGCCGCTTCCCCGAGGTCGCCTGGCAAATCTGCATGCAGCAAATTGAGTCACACCAGATAGCGATCCCGAGCTATCGGCCACGGTGGCGCACCGACGCGGTAGGTGCCGGAGAGGTGGTGACCAAGCTAGAGCTAATGAAGTTCGCTTGTAGGGCACTCGACCTCGCATTGGCATGGCCCGAGCACGACAGCGCGACTCTTGGTGACTTAATCCAGCGACTCAGTGGAATGTCCGATGAGTATCAATCGGACGTGTGGAATCTGATCGACACATGGTCTCAGACTGAAACCGACGAGAGCGCCAAAGCAGAGTTGCGCGAGCAGATTCGTCGCTACGCGCTCATGAGACGCGGACGGGGGCACAGCCCAGAGACCATAACCCACCAAAGAGCACGTGACGCCTACGGGCAGCTCGCACCCCGTGATCCAGTCAACCGTCACGCGTGGCTGTTCGCCGATGAATGGATTCGACATTCCGTTGGCGACTTCGACGGCGAGGAGCTGGATTTTTCCAAGCGTGAAGATCGAATCCACAAACTTCGAACCGATGCGATGGCGGACATCTGGGCAGCAAGCGGCCTTGATGGGGTCACCAACCTCCTCGCCACGGGCAACGGCGCCCACGCAGTCGGACGCTACGCCGCTCCGTGCGCGACCGCGCAGGGCGTGGCGGCAGACGTTCTGCGAATCTGTCTATTCGACGACTCCCAACCCAGCCAGAAGACCGACGCTTTCATGCAGGGGTTCATTTGGGAGATTCACGGTTGTGACAGGGAGTCGATTCTCCTGGAAGTCGCAAGTGCAGCCACTACCGACCAGAAAGTGCGCCTTCTCACGTGCGCCCCGTTCGACAACCGAACGTGGCGCCTACTGGAACAATACTCCCCGGATGTCCGCGACGGCTATTGGCGCGAGGTCCCCCCTCGCTGGAATCAGCATAGTGAGTCGGAGTTGAACGAATTGACCGATCGACTCCTTGAAGTAAAGCGTGCCTGGCCAGCGTTCCATACTGCGAGTCGGGATTGGGACAAGATTGAGACTTCGCGCCTGAAGCGACTCTTGACGGCTGTCGCCACTACCGTCGATGCAGACGAAACGATTGCGCCCGACGCCTTCGACATCTCGCGTGCGCTCAGTGCACTCGATGGGCGGCCCGGCGTCACCCAGGCTGAGATGGCGCAGTTGGAGTTTACATTCATCGGGGCACTCGACGAAGATGAGAGCAACCACGGCATTCCGAATCTCGAGCGCGAGATCGAGAAGTCACCGATACTCTTCGTTCAGGCGCTGGCCGTCCTCTTCAAACGCGACGATGACGGTGACGATCCGTCTGAATGGAAGATAAGGAACTCCGCTCAGCGCACCGCTGCCGCAAGTGCCGCGTATCGCCTATTCAATCGCATCAGGCGCATTCCAGGCACTGAACCCGACGGCAGTATCAGCACAGACAAGCTGAAGCGCTGGGTCGCGGAAGTACGCCGTCTGTGCGCGCAGTACGGCCGAGTCGACCTCGGGGACCAATACATCGGCCAGTTGCTTTCCAAGGCCCCGGCTGGCACAGACGGCCTATGGCCGTGCCGCTCGGTATGCGCGGTCATGGAGACTGTGTCTTCCGAGCACATCGCGCGTGGATTCCATATTGGCGTCAATAACGCTCGGGGCGTCCACTGGCGTGGCGAAGGCGGCGATCAGGAACGTGAGATTGCAGCAAAGTACCGGTCCTGGGCACAGCTACTCGACTTCGAATTCCCCTATGTGAGCAGCGTCCTTGAACGGATTGCCAGCGGCTACGACGACGATGCTAGTCGGGAGGATTCGCGCGCGGACGTTCGCCGACGGATGGGCCATTTCTACTAG